One part of the Ziziphus jujuba cultivar Dongzao chromosome 2, ASM3175591v1 genome encodes these proteins:
- the LOC107418121 gene encoding LOW QUALITY PROTEIN: retrovirus-related Pol polyprotein from transposon RE1 (The sequence of the model RefSeq protein was modified relative to this genomic sequence to represent the inferred CDS: inserted 2 bases in 2 codons; substituted 3 bases at 3 genomic stop codons), which yields MASTNDSILIQNSPDPQHPLLSINLSNITKLSSTNYLTWSLQIQSLLEGYDLHHFIDGTQPPPPPIVTINDISSPNPASTTWKHQDRIIFSALLGAIAISLQPLIARTTTSLDTWQTLATTYAKPSHGHIKQLKKQLQRCHKGSKSISEYIQMIKIHADKLALLGKPVDDEDLIDRVLEGLGNEYKSIIDAVKARDTPISFTELHEKLLNKEASLQTTQSSSLFLPVTATPTAFRNPNGRSPPNLPLHPCPNNARSPSAQHHPKPYLGRCQACGIQGYTAKGCPMFRLVTTQQISTSRPQGSLGFCPSTTWQPRANHATLNNNTTPTWLLDNGASHHVTSDLSNLSLHSPYQGSDDVMIGDGSALHIIHTDSTTIPTSSCSFTLQNVLCVPSMQKNLISIYQFCTTNNVSVEFSPSSFQVKDLNTGAILLMGEPKDGIYEWPSSFSSISSPPLLAFSSVKTTSSEWHSPLGHPSLPIMKNILSKFXLPLSSPLSSSTNCNACSCNKSHKIPFSSSTLISSHPLELLFSDVWTSPISSVDGFKYYVIFVDHYTWYIWYYPLKXKSHVYDVFVHFKALVENQFKHXIVNLYSDNGGEFQVLDSFLSTNGISHLTTPPHTPDHNGLSERRHRYIVETGLSLLTHASMPISRWTYAFAIPVYLINRIPTPTLHLSSPFEKLFACPPNYTKLRVFGCLCYPWLCPYSQHKLDSRSTPCVFLGYFSTQSAYICLDLSTSKTYVSCHVKFLETIFPFIQILPSSLGSLHMPPPRDPLCQHPSQHVPPTNPPSLPIDHRPSSPHLEPSLINSHETTVNLFPPYPHTSGTSSFPVSNTTHPTSQNTHPMTTRRKNNIQKPSTKLNLTTVLSIPSDIEPHNVNQALKNSKWRQAMNDEFDALVQNGTWELVPSHSQQNLVGCKWVFRIKQLPDGSVDRYKARLVAKGFHXRLGVDYHDTFSLVVKPTTIRLVLSLVVSKGWSLHQLDVNNAFLHGHFSKDVYMIQPPGFVDSDHPTHVCKLKKAIYGLKQAPRAWYLKLRQFLIEFGFTNSHADTSLFILHSGDITIYFLVYVDDIIITGTNSNVIQHYIDLLTHRFSIKDLGSLSYFLGIEDLTTSSGLLLTQRRYITDLLARTKMSGANPVATPLVPDGTLTFHSGTALTDYKEYRTLVGSLQYLCLTRPNIAYAINKLSQFMHWPTSDHWNAAKCLLRYLCGTLTHGLFLHKDNPISLHVFSDADWNGNKDDYTSTSAYIVSRGRHPVSWSSKKQHXLARSSTEAEYRSAAATTSEINWICSLLTELSVTNLTPPTIFCDNVGATYLCSNPIFHSRMKHVAIDYHFIRAQVQSGALRITHVSCTDQLTDALTKPLPRHRFQDLRIKIGVSSGAPS from the exons ATGGCTTCCACCAATGACTCCATCCTCATACAAAACTCCCCGGATCCTCAACATCCTCTCCTTTCAATCAATCTCTCAAATATCACCAAATTATCCTCCACAAACTATCTCACATGGAGCCTTCAAATCCAATCTCTTCTTGAAGGTTATGATCTTCATCATTTTATTGATGGCACTCAACCTCCACCACCGCCCATTGTCACTATCAATGATATCTCTTCCCCTAATCCAGCCTCCACAACCTGGAAGCATCAGGATCGAATCATATTTAGTGCTCTCCTTGGTGCCATCGCTATTTCTCTACAACCACTTATTGCCCGCACCACCACCTCCCTTGATACTTGGCAAACCTTAGCTACCACTTATGCCAAACCGTCTCATGGTCACATTAAGCAATTGAAGAAACAATTACAACGGTGTCACAAGGGCTCAAAATCAATTTCTGAATATATACAAATGATAAAGATTCATGCCGATAAACTTGCTCTTCTGGGGAAGCCCGTTGATGATGAGGATCTTATTGATCGGGTTCTTGAAGGACTTGGTAATGAATACAAATCCATCATTGATGCAGTCAAAGCCCGAGATACACCAATTTCTTTTACTGAACTCCATGAGAAACTTCTCAACAAAGAAGCTTCTCTTCAAACCACCCAATCCTCTTCTCTATTTCTACCAGTAACAGCAACTCCCACAGCTTTTCGGAATCCAAATGGGCGTTCACCACCCAATCTTCCACTCCATCCATGTCCTAACAATGCACGTTCTCCTTCTGCTCAACACCACCCTAAGCCTTATCTGGGTCGTTGTCAAGCATGTGGTATTCAAGGATATACTGCCAAAGGGTGCCCGATGTTTCGGCTTGTTACTACTCAACAAATTTCCACATCTCGTCCTCAAGGCTCTCTTGGATTTTGCCCCTCCACAACTTGGCAACCACGTGCCAATCATGCTACTCTCAACAACAACACTACTCCTACTTGGCTGCTAGACAATGGAGCATCTCACCATGTTACATCTGACTTAAGCAATCTCTCTCTTCATAGTCCATATCAAGGATCTGATGATGTCATGATTGGTGATGGATCAGCTCTCCACATCATTCATACTGATTCTACCACCATACCCACTTCCTCTTGCTCCTTTACCTTACAAAATGTCCTTTGTGTTCCCTCCATGCAAAAGaacttaatttcaatttatcaattttgCACTACTAACAATGTTTCTGTTGAATTTTCACCGTCTTCCTTTCAGGTGAAGGATCTAAACACGGGGGCAATCCTTTTGATGGGTGAACCTAAGGATGGCATATATGAGTGGCCGTCTTCATTCTCTTCCATTTCCTCTCCACCGTTGCTTGCCTTTTCCAGTGTCAAGACCACTTCGTCCGAGTGGCACTCTCCACTTGGTCATCCATCACTTcctattatgaaaaatattcttTCTAAGT TCTTACCATTGTCTAGTCCATTATCCTCCTCCACAAATTGTAATGCCTGTTCATGTAATAAAAGTCACAAAattccattttcttcttctactttaATCTCATCTCATCCTCTTGAACTTCTATTTTCTGATGTATGGACCTCTCCTATTTCTTCTGTTGATGGTTTTAAGTACtatgttatttttgttgatCATTATACATGGTATATTTGGTATTATCCACTCAAATGAAAGTCCCATGTGTATGATGTCTTTGTGCACTTCAAAGCATTAGTTGAAAACCAATTTAAACATTAGATTGTTAACCTCTATTCGGATAATGGTGGTGAATTTCAAGTCCTTGATAGTTTTCTCTCCACCAATGGAATATCTCATCTTACTACACCACCTCATACACCCGATCACAATGGTCTTTCTGAACGCCGTCATCGCTATATTGTTGAAACTGGTCTCTCTCTTCTCACTCATGCATCTATGCCTATATCTCGTTGGACTTATGCCTTTGCCATTCCGGTATACCTCATCAACCGCATACCCACTCCCACACTACACCTTTCCTCTCCGTTTGAAAAACTCTTTGCGTGCCCACCCAATTACACCAAACTTCGggtgtttggttgtttatgttatCCGTGGCTTTGTCCTTATTCTCAACACAAGCTTGACTCTCGATCCACTCCTTGTGTCTTTCTTGGTTACTTTTCCACCCAAAGTGCCTATATCTGTCTTGATCTGTCCACTTCTAAAACGTATGTTTCTTGTCATGTCAAATTTCTTGAAACAATTTTTCCATTTA TCCAAATCCTACCCAGTTCACTTGGCTCACTCCATATGCCTCCACCAAGGGACCCTTTGTGTCAACATCCATCACAGCATGTTCCACCGACCAACCCACCCTCCTTACCCATTGACCATCGACCCTCTTCCCCACATCTAGAACCCAGTTTGATCAATAGCCACGAAACCACAGTTAATCTTTTTCCACCATATCCACATACTTCTGGAACTTCATCTTTTCCTGTTTCAAACACAACTCACCCTACCTCTCAAAATACCCATCCCATGACCACTCGACGGAAAAACAACATTCAAAAACCCTCTACCAAGTTAAATCTCACTACTGTCCTTTCTATACCATCTGATATCGAGCCTCATAATGTTAACCAAGctcttaaaaattcaaaatggaGACAAGCTATGAATGATGAGTTTGATGCTCTTGTTCAGAATGGAACCTGGGAGCTTGTTCCATCTCATTCTCAACAAAACCTTGTTGGATGTAAGTGGGTTTTTCGTATTAAACAACTTCCTGATGGTTCTGTTGACAGgtacaaagcccgattggttgCCAAAGGCTTTCATTAGCGACTTGGAGTGGATTATCATGACACCTTTAGTCTGGTTGTCAAGCCTACCACCATACGTCTTGTCCTAAGCCTTGTAGTCAGTAAAGGGTGGTCGTTGCATCAGTTAGATGTTAATAATGCATTTCTTCATGGCCATTTTTCGAAAGATGTCTACATGATTCAACCTCCAGGATTTGTTGATAGCGATCATCCAACACATGTCTGCAAATTAAAGAAGGCTATatatggacttaagcaagcCCCACGGGCTTGGTACCTTAAACTTCGTCAGTTCCTCATTGAATTTGGGTTCACAAACTCTCATGCAgacacttctctcttcattctTCACTCAGGTGACATTACTATATATTTTcttgtgtatgtggatgacattATTATCACAGGTACCAACTCCAATGTTATTCAGCACTACATTGACCTTCTGACACATAGATTTTCCATCAAGGATCTTGGTTCCTTGTCTTATTTTCTTGGCATTGAGGATCTCACCACTTCATCTGGTCTGCTGCTCACTCAAAGGCGCTATATCACTGATCTTCTTGCTCGGACAAAAATGTCAGGTGCAAACCCAGTTGCTACACCACTTGTCCCTGATGGCACTCTCACCTTTCACTCTGGAACCGCTCTGACTGACTACAAAGAATATCGAACACTTGTTGGTAGTCTACAATATCTTTGCCTTACTCGTCCAAATATAGCCTACGCTATTAATAAGCTTTCTCAATTCATGCATTGGCCGACATCTGACCATTGGAATGCTGCAAAATGCCTACTTCGATATCTGTGTGGCACATTGACTCATGGCTTATTTCTTCATAAGGACAATCCAATTTCTCTTCATGTCTTCTCTGATGCAGATTGGAATGGAAACAAAGATGACTATACCTCTACAAGTGCCTATATTGTCTCTCGTGGTCGCCATCCTGTTTCGTGGTCATCCAAGAAACAAC ACCTCGCTAGATCTTCCACCGAAGCTGAGTATCGATCCGCTGCTGCTACCACTTCAGAGATCAATTGGATTTGTTCCCTTCTTACAGAGCTTAGTGTCACTAATCTTACACCGCCTACCATCTTCTGTGATAATGTTGGTGCCACCTATCTCTGTTCTAATCCAATCTTTCATTCCCGTATGAAACATGTGGCCATTGACTATCACTTTATTCGGGCTCAAGTTCAATCTGGTGCTCTTCGTATTACTCATGTTTCTTGCACAGATCAACTTACAGATGCTCTTACCAAACCGCTTCCACGACATCGCTTCCAAGACTTAAGGATCAAGATTGGCGTCTCCTCTGGAGCTCCATCTTGA
- the LOC112491829 gene encoding putative disease resistance protein RGA1, producing the protein MAEIILSTVAEGIFEMLGSLGAGEIRLKWGVNDELEQLEDTVSTIKAVLLDAEKKQSHNHQVKVWLQRLQEVVLDADDLVDDISYEALRKSLMWGNNNMVKQVCTFFSSSNQIIFRHKMGHKIKNVRKKLAAIGNDRFQLNLEERQGETNVVTRLRDHTHSYVSEKEVIGRDDDRIAILQLLLDTKTKENVSIIPIVGIGGLGKTTLAQLVFNDEQVHKHFDLKVWVCISDNFDVKLLVEKIIKSANVELSINKEMEQLQQILREKINGKRYLLVLDDVWNEDHIKWNNLKSLLLNGGAGSKVIITTRSKVVARITGTMPAYGLKAMDKEKSWALFKKISLEQGQELNISSSVLKMGMHIVDKCGGIPLAIRTIGGLLRLKDPETEWSSFMEKEFSKIPQTEDDIIPTLKLSYDHLPSSLKQCFLYFSLFPKGYEIDVEILVQHWMAQGFIKISDPTDDLESVGYEYFKELLWRSFFEEVKTDENGNVIQCKMHDLMQELAESITQPEFDRRNGNTEPINSKTRHVLLYNFDLDLVKKIPTSLIQAKKMRTILRPELDRWRSPYAITSGESTCDAIALNLKLLRTLDLQLCGIGKVPKSIGKLKHLRHLDLSYNGFKVLPDCITRLHNLQTLKLSRCDRLQVLPKDINKLINLRSLEIDGCLSLKYMPRGIGELSSLRKLSKFTLSKDMSFSSKHQGGAGLDELRRLNNLRGRLEIENLRVDAMVQPKDAILKEKQHIRSLDLSWIEDVKLEEITEAVAEGYEMQMEGLQPHPHLKDLYIGGYQGVRFPSWFDSLTNLVTLDLWNCYKCQHLPPLHQLPCLKELRLYELDALEYVSKDEYLSCSSSSSSTLIFFPSVKVLWLSSLPNLKGWWGRSDSSSAKARSTHDEHMMPIFPNCLSELVIEDCPSLTCMPLFPYVSQRVEWSNSSWKPFQQTILSVSSGGARPINAQPLSSSSSSSSSSSSSSTSSYYSPLCKLMSLAINSIHDLQFLPDELKSLTSLKDLHIGNCQEFKSLYPGIQHLTSLQYLTIENCKKLDMCDDEAHAITMWQQPLRRLQTLSLYRLPQLVDLPGGLQHLTSLQKLEISDCQNLVSLSEWIKSLTSLQYLKLYGCPKLASLPEEITSLTSLRSLEIQFCDALLPRCEREKGEDWPKISFIPDLRIH; encoded by the coding sequence ATGGCAGAAATTATCCTCTCCACCGTCGCCGAAGGGATTTTTGAGATGTTGGGTTCTCTTGGTGCTGGAGAGATCAGATTAAAGTGGGGTGTGAATGATGAGCTTGAACAACTTGAGGACACTGTTTCAACAATCAAAGCTGTACTCCTCGATGCCGAGAAGAAGCAGAGCCATAACCATCAAGTCAAAGTTTGGCTTCAGAGGCTTCAAGAAGTTGTTCTTGATGCCGATGACTTGGTGGATGACATATCTTACGAAGCTCTGCGAAAGAGTCTGATGTGGGGAAACAACAACATGGTCAAGCAGGTATGCACTTTCTTTTCCTCCTCCAACCAAATTATTTTCAGGCATAAAATGGGTCACAAAATAAAGAATGTGAGGAAGAAACTGGCTGCAATTGGAAATGATAGATTTCAGCTGAATTTGGAGGAGCGTCAAGGAGAGACTAATGTTGTGACTAGACTGAGGGACCATACTCACTCTTATGTATCTGAGAAAGAAGTGATTGGTAGGGATGATGATAGGATTGCCATCTTACAGCTTCTGTTGGATACCAAAACTAAGGAGAATGTATCTATCATCCCCATTGTTGGTATTGGCGGTTTAGGAAAAACCACACTTGCCCAACTTGTTTTTAATGATGAACAAGTTCACAAGCATTTTGATCTTAAAGTATGGGTTTGCATCTCTGATAATTTTGATGTGAAATTACTTGTTGAAAAGATCATTAAATCTGCAAATGTGGAACTTAGTATAAATAAGGAGATGGAACAATTGCAACAAATTCTTCgtgaaaaaataaatggaaaacgATATCTTCTTGTACTAGACGATGTCTGGAATGAGGATCATATTAAATGGAACAACTTAAAAAGCTTACTATTAAATGGTGGAGCAGGAAGTAAAGTAATTATAACCACACGGAGTAAAGTTGTTGCAAGGATTACAGGCACAATGCCAGCATATGGCTTAAAAGCCATGGATAAAGAGAAATCTTGGGCTCTATTCAAGAAAATTTCTTTGGAGCAAGGACAAGAATTAAATATCAGTTCTAGTGTTTTAAAAATGGGAATGCATATTGTAGACAAGTGCGGTGGAATTCCTCTTGCAATAAGAACGATAGGAGGCTTGTTGCGTTTAAAAGATCCGGAGACAGAGTGGTCCTCATTTATGGAAAAAGAGTTTTCAAAGATACCTCAAACAGAAGATGATATTATCCCAACACTTAAATTGAGTTATGATCATCTTCCATCAAGTCTGAAACaatgttttctatatttttctttatttcctaaAGGTTATGAAATTGATGTGGAAATTCTAGTACAGCATTGGATGGCGCaaggttttattaaaatatcagaTCCAACGGATGATTTGGAAAGCGTGGGTTATGAGTATTTTAAGGAATTACTTTGGAGATCCTTCTTTGAAGAAGTTAAAACAGATGAGAATGGCAATGTAATACAATGCAAAATGCATGATTTAATGCAAGAGCTTGCGGAGTCAATAACACAACCTGAGTTTGATAGGCGGAATGGAAATACAGAACCTATTAACAGTAAAACACGTCATGTCTTGCTGTACAATTTCGATTTggatttagtaaaaaaaattccaacttcATTGATACAAGCTAAAAAGATGAGAACGATTCTTAGGCCTGAGTTAGATAGATGGCGGTCTCCGTATGCAATTACTAGTGGTGAGTCAACATGCGATGCAATTGCTTTAAATTTGAAGTTGTTACGCACGTTGGATTTGCAACTTTGTGGTATTGGGAAAGTGCCTAAATCTATTGGTAAGCTGAAGCATCTGAGACATCTTGATCTTTCTTATAATGGTTTTAAGGTACTACCAGATTGTATCACCAGATTGCATAATTTACAAACACTGAAGCTCAGTCGGTGCGATCGTCTTCAAGTATTGCCTAAGGACATCAATAAACTAATCAACCTCCGGAGTCTAGAGATTGATGGGTGTTTGAGTCTGAAATACATGCCACGTGGAATAGGTGAATTAAGTAGCCTTCGTAAATTATCAAAGTTTACATTGAGTAAGGACATGAGTTTTTCCTCTAAGCATCAGGGTGGCGCTGGGCTTGATGAATTAAGGAGACTGAACAACTTGAGAGGCAGGTTGGAAATTGAAAACTTGAGAGTAGATGCCATGGTACAACCAAAGGATGCAATTCTCAAAGAGAAGCAACATATTCGATCCTTAGATTTAAGTTGGATTGAAGATGTTAAATTGGAAGAAATAACAGAGGCAGTGGCAGAGGGATACGAAATGCAAATGGAAGGCCTCCAACCGCATCCACATCTCAAAGATTTGTATATTGGGGGATATCAGGGTGTCAGGTTTCCAAGTTGGTTTGACTCGCTTACAAATCTGGTAACATTGGATTTATGGAATTGTTACAAATGCCAACATCTACCGCCACTGCATCAACTTCCTTGTCTCAAGGAATTGAGGCTGTATGAATTGGATGCTCTTGAGTATGTTTCAAAGGATGAGTACTTGTCTTGCTCATCATCGTCGTCTtcaactttaatattttttccttcCGTAAAAGTCCTGTGGTTGTCTTCCTTGCCTAATTTAAAAGGATGGTGGGGGAGGAGTGATAGTTCATCTGCCAAAGCGAGGAGTACTCATGATGAACATATGATGCCCATATTCCCCAATTGTCTTTCCGAGTTAGTTATCGAGGATTGCCCAAGCTTGACATGCATGCCACTTTTTCCATATGTAAGCCAACGTGTAGAGTGGAGTAATTCTAGTTGGAAGCCATTCCAACAGACAATCCTCAGTGTCAGTAGTGGCGGTGCAAGACCCATTAATGCTCaaccattatcatcatcatcatcatcatcatcatcatcatcatcatcatcaacatcttCCTACTACTCTCCACTCTGCAAATTGATGTCTTTGGCTATTAATAGCATTCATGATCTACAATTTCTCCCAGATGAGCTGAAAAGCCTCACTTCCCTCAAGGATCTGCACATCGGGAACTGCCAAGAATTTAAGTCTCTATATCCGGGTATTCAGCATCTCACCTCACTTCAATATTTAACGATTGAAAACTGCAAGAAGCTCGACATGTGTGATGACGAAGCCCATGCAATTACAATGTGGCAGCAACCTCTCAGAAGGCTCCAAACACTGTCGTTGTATAGGCTTCCACAACTAGTGGATCTCCCAGGTGGCCTTCAACACCTTACCAGCCTGCAGAAACTGGAGATTAGTGATTGTCAAAATTTAGTCTCACTTTCGGAGTGGATTAAAAGCCTCACATCTCTTCAATACCTTAAACTTTATGGCTGCCCCAAATTGGCATCATTGCCTGAAGAAATAACAAGTCTCACCTCTTTACGCAGCTTGGAGATTCAGTTTTGTGACGCCTTATTACCAAGATGTGAAAGGGAAAAGGGCGAGGATTGGCCTAAGATTTCTTTTATCCCAGACTTGCGGATCCATTGA
- the LOC132799091 gene encoding phosphopantothenoylcysteine decarboxylase-like, with protein MANPEPVVAAREMIQVNPVSRKPRILLAASGSVAAIKFGNLCHYFSDWADVRAVVIMASLHFIDKASLPKDVILFTDEDEWSSWNKIGDSVLHIELRRWADIMAIAPLSANTLGKIDGGLCDNLLTYIVQAWDFSKPFFVAPAMNTFMWTNPFTQRHLTAIEELGISVIQPITKKLSCGEYGNDAMAEISIICSTVRLFLESQNQQSS; from the exons ATGGCAAACCCAGAACCCGTAGTGGCAGCAAGGGAGATGATCCAAGTGAACCCTGTCTCAAGAAAGCCTCGTATTCTTCTTGCTGCTAGTGGAAGTGTGGCTGCCATAAAGTTTGGTAACCTCTGCCACTATTTTTCAGATTGGGCAGATGTAAGAGCAGTTGTCATAATGGCATCTTTGCACTTCATTGATAAAGCATCACTGCCCAAGGATGTAATTCTTTTCACTGATGAGGATGAGTGGTCCAGTTGGAACAAGATAGGTGATAGTGTGCTTCACATTGAACTCCGTAGATGGGCTGATATTATGGCTATTGCTCCATTATCAGCAAATACCCTAGGCAAG ATTGATGGGGGACTTTGTGACAATTTACTGACCTACATTGTCCAAGCATGGGATTTCAGCAAGCCATTCTTTGTTGCACCAGCCATGAATACCTTTATGTGGACCAATCCTTTCACGCAACGACATCTCACAGCAATTGAAGAACTTGGAATTTCGGTCATCCAGCCTATCACAAAGAAGCTATCTTGTGGGGAGTACGGGAACGATGCAATGGCAGAAATTTCTATAATCTGCTCAACTGTAAGACTCTTCTTAGAGTCACAGAATCAACAAAGTAGCTAA